The Saccharopolyspora gloriosae genome window below encodes:
- the yidD gene encoding membrane protein insertion efficiency factor YidD yields the protein MSESHDHGGPARPSPAAWLLLGPVHVYRKIISPLLPPTCRFYPSCSAYAVEALTVHGALYGSWLTARRLLRCGPWHPGGLDFVPPRRDRAGRSAAEPGEAPRPPAED from the coding sequence ATGTCGGAATCGCATGACCACGGCGGACCAGCACGGCCGAGCCCGGCCGCCTGGCTGCTGCTGGGGCCGGTGCACGTGTACCGAAAGATCATCTCGCCGCTGCTCCCGCCGACCTGCCGGTTCTACCCGAGCTGCAGCGCCTACGCGGTCGAAGCGCTGACCGTGCACGGAGCGCTCTACGGCAGTTGGCTCACTGCGCGGCGGTTGTTGCGCTGCGGCCCATGGCACCCCGGCGGCCTCGACTTCGTCCCACCTCGGCGGGACCGCGCCGGGCGCTCGGCGGCCGAGCCGGGCGAAGCGCCCCGACCCCCCGCGGAGGACTAG
- the dnaN gene encoding DNA polymerase III subunit beta has translation MKIRVERDGLADAVAWVARSLPSRPPVPVLGGVLLDASSGEALTISGFDYEVSAQVTTEASIDSTGKTLVSGRLLADITKSLPNRPVEITVDGSRVTITCGSSRFSLPTMPVEDYPELPAMPERAGAVPGDLFSAAVAQVAVAAGRDDTLPMLTGVRMEINADRLTMVATDRFRLAMREFTWEPDESINDTAILVPAKTLAESAKTLGGSGAKVEISLASGDGLLGLSGTTRRNTTRLLDAEFPKYRQLLPSETAATAIIDVAPLVEAIKRVSLVAERGTQVRLEFSDSGLRLTAGGDDEGSAEEELPVELAGEPLTIAFNPTYLLDGLGALKTDRAQMLFTTSNRPALLKPVGEDGEVVEGYLYLLMPVRLPG, from the coding sequence ATGAAGATCCGCGTGGAACGTGACGGTCTTGCCGACGCCGTCGCCTGGGTCGCGCGCAGCCTGCCGTCGCGGCCGCCGGTCCCGGTGCTGGGCGGGGTGCTGCTGGACGCGAGCTCCGGCGAAGCGCTGACCATCTCCGGCTTCGACTACGAGGTGTCCGCCCAGGTCACGACCGAGGCCTCCATCGACTCCACCGGCAAGACGCTGGTCTCCGGGCGGTTGCTGGCCGACATCACCAAGTCGCTGCCGAACCGGCCCGTCGAGATCACCGTCGACGGTTCGCGCGTGACGATCACCTGCGGCAGTTCCCGGTTCAGCCTGCCGACGATGCCGGTCGAGGACTACCCGGAGCTGCCCGCGATGCCGGAGCGGGCCGGCGCGGTCCCCGGCGACCTGTTCTCCGCCGCCGTCGCCCAGGTCGCGGTCGCGGCCGGCCGGGACGACACGCTGCCGATGCTCACCGGCGTCCGCATGGAGATCAACGCCGACCGGCTCACCATGGTCGCCACCGACCGGTTCCGGCTGGCGATGCGGGAGTTCACCTGGGAGCCCGACGAGTCGATCAACGACACCGCGATCCTCGTCCCGGCCAAGACCCTGGCCGAGTCCGCCAAGACCCTCGGCGGTTCCGGCGCGAAGGTCGAGATCTCGCTGGCCTCCGGCGACGGCCTGCTCGGCCTGTCCGGCACGACCCGGCGCAACACGACCCGGCTGCTGGACGCGGAGTTCCCCAAGTACCGCCAGCTGCTGCCGTCCGAGACCGCCGCGACCGCGATCATCGACGTGGCCCCGCTCGTCGAAGCGATCAAGCGCGTGTCGCTGGTCGCCGAGCGCGGCACCCAGGTGCGGCTGGAGTTCTCCGACTCCGGCCTGCGCCTGACCGCCGGTGGCGACGACGAGGGCAGCGCCGAAGAGGAGCTCCCGGTGGAGCTCGCCGGTGAGCCGCTGACCATCGCGTTCAACCCGACGTACCTGCTCGACGGCCTGGGCGCGCTCAAGACCGACCGCGCCCAGATGCTGTTCACCACATCCAACCGCCCCGCGTTGCTCAAACCGGTCGGGGAGGATGGTGAGGTGGTCGAGGGCTACCTCTACCTGCTGATGCCGGTGCGCCTGCCGGGCTGA
- the dnaA gene encoding chromosomal replication initiator protein DnaA, with amino-acid sequence MSDHQTELGRVWDEVVLELSSGTLSPQQRAWMRVTRPIGLLDGTALLAAPSDFAKEAIERALRDPITDALSRRLGREVSLAVKVDTAVPAPTRPLAAPEARPDTPARTGSETAAERPAGFGIAYDSSPYIAGGPTAYSAQSRRPEAFGNSAQGSISGSLPAKQVGTPYAAEPQYAPEPKYSPEPSYSPESQYPSEPKYGQESQYSAEPQYSTEGRAEPERYAEQWPTAQDPVAEQDEDEVEEESADQEDSTPTEANVWPTFGRGQHAEQHPPGQPFTAPKHAPPTSQTRLNAKYTFDTFVIGASNRFAHAAAVAAAEAPARAYNPLFIWGESGLGKTHLLHAVGHYTQRLFPGMRVRYVSTEEFTNDFINSLRDDRQVAFQRRYRDVDVLLVDDIQFLEGKEGTQEEFFHTFNTLHNSNKQIVVSSDRPPKGLRTLEDRLRTRFEWGLITDIQPPELETRIAILRKKAAQDRMAAPAEVLEFIAARIERNIRELEGALIRVTAFASLNRQPVDVQLAEIVLRDLIPDSQTPEITAPTIMAVTAEYFAVTIDDLCGPGKTKALAQARQIAMYLCRELTDSSLPKIGQSFGGRDHTTVMHADKKIRKEMAERRRVYDQVQELTSRIKQQSRG; translated from the coding sequence GTGTCCGACCACCAAACCGAGCTTGGTCGGGTCTGGGACGAGGTCGTGCTGGAGTTGTCCTCCGGCACGCTGTCGCCGCAACAACGCGCCTGGATGCGCGTGACCCGGCCGATCGGCCTGCTGGATGGTACGGCACTGCTGGCCGCTCCCAGTGACTTCGCGAAGGAAGCGATCGAGCGGGCGCTGCGCGACCCGATCACCGATGCGCTCTCGCGCCGGCTGGGCCGGGAGGTCTCGCTCGCGGTCAAGGTCGACACCGCGGTGCCCGCGCCGACCCGTCCGCTGGCCGCGCCGGAAGCACGCCCCGACACCCCGGCCCGCACCGGATCCGAGACCGCGGCCGAGCGGCCCGCCGGGTTCGGCATCGCCTACGACTCCTCGCCGTACATCGCCGGCGGCCCCACTGCCTACTCCGCGCAGTCCCGCCGGCCGGAGGCGTTCGGCAACTCCGCGCAGGGTTCGATCAGCGGTTCGCTTCCCGCGAAGCAGGTCGGTACGCCGTACGCCGCGGAACCGCAGTACGCGCCGGAGCCGAAGTACAGCCCGGAGCCGTCCTACTCGCCGGAGTCCCAATACCCCTCCGAGCCGAAGTACGGCCAGGAGTCCCAGTACTCGGCCGAGCCGCAGTACTCCACCGAAGGCCGGGCCGAGCCGGAGCGCTACGCCGAGCAGTGGCCGACGGCGCAGGACCCCGTCGCCGAGCAGGACGAGGACGAGGTGGAGGAGGAGTCCGCCGACCAGGAGGACTCCACACCGACCGAGGCGAACGTGTGGCCGACCTTCGGCCGCGGGCAGCACGCCGAGCAGCACCCGCCGGGCCAGCCGTTCACCGCGCCGAAGCACGCGCCGCCGACCTCGCAGACCCGGTTGAACGCGAAGTACACCTTCGACACCTTCGTCATCGGCGCCTCGAACCGGTTCGCCCACGCGGCGGCGGTCGCAGCGGCCGAAGCACCGGCTCGCGCCTACAACCCGCTGTTCATCTGGGGCGAGTCCGGGCTGGGCAAGACCCACCTGCTGCACGCCGTGGGGCACTACACCCAGCGGCTGTTCCCCGGGATGCGCGTGCGGTACGTGTCCACGGAGGAATTCACCAACGACTTCATCAACTCGCTGCGCGACGACCGGCAGGTGGCGTTCCAGCGCCGCTACCGCGACGTGGACGTGCTGCTGGTCGACGACATCCAGTTCTTGGAGGGCAAGGAAGGAACTCAGGAGGAGTTCTTCCACACCTTCAACACGCTGCACAATTCGAACAAGCAGATCGTGGTGTCCTCCGACCGGCCGCCGAAGGGGCTGCGCACGCTGGAGGACCGGCTGCGGACGCGGTTCGAGTGGGGCCTGATCACCGACATCCAGCCGCCCGAGCTGGAGACGCGCATCGCGATTCTGCGCAAGAAGGCCGCGCAGGACCGGATGGCCGCGCCCGCCGAGGTGCTGGAGTTCATCGCCGCCCGCATCGAGCGCAACATCCGCGAGCTGGAGGGGGCGCTGATCCGGGTCACGGCGTTCGCGTCGTTGAACCGGCAGCCGGTGGACGTGCAGCTCGCGGAGATCGTGCTGCGGGACCTGATCCCCGATTCGCAGACCCCGGAGATCACCGCGCCGACCATCATGGCCGTGACGGCGGAGTACTTCGCGGTCACCATCGACGACCTGTGCGGTCCGGGCAAGACGAAGGCGTTGGCGCAGGCGCGGCAGATCGCGATGTACCTGTGCCGGGAGCTGACCGATTCGTCGCTGCCGAAGATCGGTCAGAGCTTCGGCGGCCGAGACCACACGACGGTGATGCACGCGGACAAGAAGATCCGCAAGGAAATGGCCGAACGCCGCCGGGTCTACGACCAGGTGCAGGAGCTGACCTCCCGCATCAAGCAGCAGTCGCGCGGCTGA
- a CDS encoding ribonuclease P protein component yields MLRHRVTRRLRHLMRDRLPLLPAGTLVVVRALPPAANAPSRDLGSDLDAALRKLRVAQPGGPVASSR; encoded by the coding sequence GTGCTGCGGCATCGGGTGACCCGGCGGCTCCGGCACCTGATGCGTGACCGCCTTCCACTGCTGCCCGCTGGCACACTGGTGGTGGTGCGGGCACTCCCTCCAGCCGCGAACGCACCGAGCCGTGATCTCGGATCGGATCTTGACGCGGCGCTGCGCAAACTGCGCGTGGCGCAGCCCGGCGGTCCGGTGGCGAGTTCCAGATAG
- a CDS encoding R3H domain-containing nucleic acid-binding protein, with the protein MSETVQEPTKVEESAESTPNADQERSNTETLLVQEGDVAGDYLERLLDLLDYDGDIDLDVEAGRAVVSIEGGGDLEKLVGSRGQVLEALQELTRLAVQQDTGVRSRLMLDVAGWRAGRREELSTLGRTTAEEVLESGNEARLRPMTPFERKIIHDAVAAVDGVHSESEGEEPSRKVVVYKSS; encoded by the coding sequence GTGTCTGAAACCGTGCAGGAACCGACCAAGGTCGAGGAGTCGGCGGAGTCCACGCCGAACGCCGACCAGGAGCGCAGCAATACCGAGACCCTGCTCGTCCAAGAGGGCGACGTGGCCGGTGACTACCTGGAGCGGCTGCTCGACCTGCTGGACTACGACGGTGACATCGACCTCGACGTCGAGGCCGGCCGCGCGGTCGTGAGCATCGAGGGCGGCGGCGATCTGGAGAAGCTGGTCGGCTCGCGCGGCCAGGTCTTGGAGGCGCTGCAGGAGCTGACCCGGCTCGCGGTGCAGCAGGACACCGGGGTGCGCAGCCGGCTCATGCTGGACGTCGCCGGGTGGCGCGCGGGTCGGCGCGAGGAGCTCAGCACGCTCGGCCGCACCACGGCCGAAGAGGTGCTGGAGTCGGGCAACGAGGCGCGGTTGCGTCCGATGACCCCCTTCGAGCGGAAGATCATCCACGACGCGGTCGCAGCGGTGGACGGCGTGCACAGCGAGAGCGAAGGCGAAGAGCCGAGTCGCAAGGTCGTCGTGTACAAGTCCAGCTGA
- the yidC gene encoding membrane protein insertase YidC, translated as MLDFIYYPVSAILWFWHEIFGFVLDPASGYAWALSVVFLVFTLRALLFKPFVHQVRSMKKMQEFAPQVRSLQEKYGHDKQRLAQEMQKLQQEQGFNPISGCLPMLVQVPVFIGLFHVLNGFRPGAESNFVFGKEEVASFVSADLFGAKLSNTISQTPEVLAAFGTDRTSMLIVGVPLMIAAAIATHFTSRHSVQRQTAEAAQNPQTEIMNRMVLWVFPMFAIIGGPFLPLAILLYWLANNFWTLAQQRIVYTRIDREEAESAAAATVIDGTAVTTTASEASTTAAPTPEIAPAPAPAPASDAERTTAEPGEPARGEEAEDASPAPAATTDQPGDAPGVLEDRSRDNRPGESR; from the coding sequence GTGCTCGACTTCATCTACTACCCGGTCTCGGCGATCCTCTGGTTCTGGCACGAGATCTTCGGCTTCGTCCTCGACCCCGCCAGCGGGTACGCCTGGGCGCTGTCGGTGGTGTTCCTCGTCTTCACCTTGCGAGCGCTGCTGTTCAAGCCGTTCGTGCACCAGGTGCGGTCGATGAAGAAGATGCAGGAGTTCGCCCCGCAGGTCCGCTCCCTGCAGGAGAAGTACGGCCACGACAAGCAGCGGCTCGCGCAGGAGATGCAGAAGCTCCAGCAGGAGCAGGGGTTCAACCCGATCTCCGGTTGCCTGCCGATGCTGGTGCAGGTGCCGGTCTTCATCGGCCTGTTCCACGTGCTCAACGGGTTCCGCCCCGGCGCGGAGTCGAACTTCGTGTTCGGCAAGGAGGAGGTCGCCTCCTTCGTGTCCGCCGATCTGTTCGGCGCGAAGCTGTCGAACACGATCAGCCAGACGCCCGAGGTGCTCGCGGCCTTCGGCACGGACCGGACGTCGATGCTGATCGTCGGTGTGCCGCTGATGATCGCGGCGGCGATCGCCACCCACTTCACCTCGCGGCACTCGGTGCAGCGCCAGACCGCTGAGGCGGCGCAGAACCCGCAGACCGAGATCATGAACCGCATGGTGCTGTGGGTCTTCCCGATGTTCGCGATCATCGGTGGCCCGTTCCTGCCGCTGGCGATCCTGCTGTACTGGCTCGCCAACAACTTCTGGACCTTGGCCCAGCAGCGGATCGTCTACACCCGCATCGACCGCGAAGAGGCCGAGTCCGCGGCTGCGGCGACCGTGATCGACGGGACCGCGGTCACCACGACCGCCTCGGAGGCGTCGACCACCGCGGCCCCGACGCCGGAGATCGCTCCCGCTCCCGCTCCGGCTCCGGCGAGCGACGCGGAGCGGACGACCGCGGAACCGGGCGAGCCAGCCCGCGGCGAGGAAGCCGAGGACGCCTCCCCTGCGCCGGCCGCCACCACAGACCAGCCCGGTGATGCCCCCGGGGTGCTCGAAGACCGTTCCCGCGACAACCGGCCAGGCGAGTCCCGCTGA
- the gnd gene encoding phosphogluconate dehydrogenase (NAD(+)-dependent, decarboxylating) → MVPALAAIRAGADHVRHRVAPERQARATTSLEGEDPVQLGLVGLGRMGFNMRERLRAAGHEVVGYDRNQEVSDVASIADLANGLTGPRIVWIMVPHGEPTKQTITALAEVLSEGDLVIEGGNSRFTEDQANAALLAEHGVKYVDVGVSGGVWGATNGYGLMAGGDAADIERALPIFDALRPEGPREEGFAHAGPVGAGHYAKMVHNGIEYGLMQAYAEGFELLAASEVVTDVPATIKAWSRGTVVRSWLLDLLVRAVDEDPELQKLRGYVSDSGEGRWTVEESVRNAVPTPVMTAALYARFASRQDDSPAMKAVAALRNQFGGHAVETNEG, encoded by the coding sequence GTGGTCCCGGCGCTCGCCGCGATCCGCGCGGGCGCCGATCACGTGCGACACCGGGTCGCGCCGGAACGGCAGGCTCGGGCAACAACCAGTCTCGAAGGGGAAGATCCGGTGCAACTGGGACTTGTGGGTCTCGGCCGAATGGGCTTCAACATGCGCGAGCGGCTGCGGGCCGCCGGGCACGAGGTCGTCGGCTACGACCGGAACCAAGAGGTCAGCGACGTGGCCTCGATCGCCGACCTGGCGAACGGGCTGACCGGCCCGCGCATCGTGTGGATCATGGTTCCGCACGGTGAACCCACCAAGCAGACCATCACCGCCCTCGCCGAGGTCCTCTCCGAAGGAGACCTGGTGATCGAGGGCGGCAACTCCAGGTTCACCGAGGACCAGGCGAACGCGGCCCTGCTCGCCGAGCACGGCGTGAAGTACGTCGACGTCGGCGTGTCCGGCGGGGTGTGGGGCGCGACGAACGGCTACGGGCTGATGGCCGGCGGCGACGCCGCGGACATCGAGCGCGCGCTGCCGATCTTCGACGCGCTGCGCCCGGAGGGTCCGCGCGAGGAGGGCTTCGCGCACGCGGGCCCCGTCGGCGCCGGGCACTACGCGAAGATGGTGCACAACGGCATCGAGTACGGCCTGATGCAGGCCTACGCCGAGGGCTTCGAGCTGCTGGCCGCCTCCGAGGTGGTCACCGACGTGCCGGCGACGATCAAGGCGTGGAGCCGCGGCACCGTCGTCCGCTCCTGGCTGCTGGACCTGCTGGTGCGCGCGGTGGACGAGGACCCGGAGCTGCAGAAGCTGCGCGGGTACGTCTCGGACTCCGGCGAGGGCCGCTGGACGGTGGAGGAGTCGGTGCGCAACGCCGTGCCGACCCCGGTGATGACCGCCGCGCTCTACGCGCGGTTCGCCTCCCGGCAGGACGACTCGCCCGCGATGAAGGCCGTCGCCGCGCTGCGCAACCAGTTCGGCGGGCACGCGGTGGAGACCAACGAGGGCTGA
- the rpmH gene encoding 50S ribosomal protein L34 has protein sequence MSKGKRTFQPNNRRRSRKHGFRLRMRTRAGRAIVSARRRRGRSSLTA, from the coding sequence GTGAGCAAGGGCAAGCGCACCTTCCAGCCGAACAACCGTCGCCGTTCCCGGAAGCACGGGTTCCGGCTTCGCATGCGTACCCGCGCCGGTCGCGCCATCGTGTCCGCGCGTCGCCGCAGGGGCCGCAGCTCGCTGACCGCCTGA